A single Limanda limanda chromosome 19, fLimLim1.1, whole genome shotgun sequence DNA region contains:
- the ppp1r10 gene encoding serine/threonine-protein phosphatase 1 regulatory subunit 10 isoform X1, with amino-acid sequence MFFCVIPGMNTVCRRLNHRGLSTTQIHIFSSNMADGPMDPREILKGVEALLGKDGELRSLEGVPKVFSLMKASTKMVSRCMYLNILLQTKSHDVLNRFIRVGGYRLLNSWLTYSKTTNNSPLLQLILLILQKLPLKVDHLKQNNTAKLVKQLTKSADTDDLRKLASVLVDGWMATIRSQSVSSSGNSPADKKKKKEESKMPVRDLKEKSGDEDKKKEKPKAYAPSHTKIRSIGLEMDMTNPAPAKKAPTAPQLGDKYNIKPPVLKRPSSGPSDAPPQEKKYKPLNTPTNSAKEIKVKIIPAQPMEGTGFLDALNSAPVPGIKIKKKKQSNCTTTNTKAVSPTSNKASPFESKTSTYSSSTAKPSSPETTASTTPTEDNQEPEQPGTPIPSEDLEASDNSEKPNALSEPRGEEESMTKKGKKKKTVHWADEEQLKHYFYFDLDETERVNVNKIKDFGEAAKRELMMDRQTFEMARRSSHDTMEERVPWTPPRPLTLVGSLVIPGANSTEKLTQRDREMGILQEIFLSKESVPDSPHEPDPEPYEPMPPRLIPLDEDSSMLDDSFVEPMDSTSQQGSAVAQNESSKLPPVLANLMVNLSNTSRSPQTTNTVNNPVAPSVNVQELLTSIMGASGNQSTEDLIKQPDFSDKIKQLLGSLQNQNQGGPPPVNQGLLGHGPGMNNMNNMNMHMQMPMNGGYPPNNPPGVPRFNHPPPPHNHGPPFNASVGPRMMGPPPGQGRGDNGNYWGDESMRGGPHRGGHFHRGGRGRGGDPGFRGRGRGGPRGGHNNMNDMSKRPVCRHFMMKGSCRYESNCAFYHPGVNGPPLPPNHPANNQHSQHGH; translated from the exons ATATGGCAGATGGACCAATGGACCCCAGAGAGATTTTGAAGGGTGTGGAGGCTCTGCTGGGGAAGGATGGTGAACTACGCAGCCTGGAGGGAGTCCCAAAGGTGTTTAG CCTCATGAAAGCTTCTACCAAGATGGTCAGCAGATGTATGTACCTGAACATTCTGCTGCAGACGAAATCTCACGATGTTCTTAACCG TTTTATCAGAGTCGGTGGCTACAGGCTGCTCAACTCCTGGCTCACCTACTCCAAAACTACCAACAATAGCCCTCTGTTGCAGCTCATTCTTCTCATACTGCAGAAGCTGCCTCTTAAAGTGGACCACCTCAAACAG AACAACACAGCCAAGCTGGTGAAGCAGCTGACCAAGAGCGCAGACACTGATG ACCTCAGGAAGTTGGCATCGGTGCTCGTAGATGGCTGGATGGCAACAATACGTTCCCAAAGTGTCTCAAGCAGTGGCAACTCACCTGCCG ataagaaaaagaagaaagaggagagtaAGATGCCCGTCCGTGATTTGAAAGAAAAGAGTGGAGATGAAGataagaagaaggagaaacctAAAGCCTATGCACCCAGCCACACAAAGATTCGCTCCATAG GATTGGAGATGGACATGACCAACCCAGCCCCTGCTAAGAAGGCACCCACTGCCCCGCAGCTGGGTGACAAGTACAACATTAAGCCACCAGTTCTAAAGAGGCCTAG CTCTGGCCCATCAGATGCTCCACCTCAGGAGAAGAAATACAAACCTCTTAATACCCCAACCAACTCTGCCaaagaaataaaagtcaaaattaTTCCAGCACAGC CGATGGAGGGAACTGGGTTTTTAGATGCTCTGAACTCTGCCCCAGTGCCAGGGATtaagataaagaagaaaaaacaaagtaactGTACTACAACAAATACAAAGGCTGTCTCCCCTACATCCAACAAG GCAAGTCCATTTGAAAGCAAAACTTCTACGTATTCTTCATCTACTGCAAAACCATCATCGCCAGAAACCACTGCCTCCACCACTCCCACTGAGGACAATCAGGAGCCGGAGCAGCCTGGGACCCCTATTCCCTCTGAGGATCTTGAGGCCTCTGACAACA GTGAGAAGCCCAATGCTCTGTCAGAACcacgaggagaagaagaaagcatgaccaaaaagggaaagaagaagaagacagttCACTGGGCTGACGAGGAGCAGCTTAAACATTACTTCTACTTTGATCTGGATGAAACGGAGAGAG TCAACGTCAATAAGATCAAAGACTTTGGTGAGGCTGCCAAACGTGAGCTAATGATGGACAGGCAGACGTTTGAGATGGCGCGTCGGAGCTCCCATGACACTATGGAAGAGAGGGTTCCCTGGACACCCCCGAGGCCCTTGACACTAGTTGGTAGCCTGGTCATCCCTGGGGCTAACAGCACAGAGAAACTTACCCAGAGAGATCGCGAGATGGGCATTCTGCAGGAGATCTTCCTCAGCAAAGAGAG TGTGCCTGACAGTCCACATGAACCAGACCCAGAGCCATATGAACCGATGCCACCCCGTCTCATTCCACTGGACGAG GACTCTTCCATGCTGGACGACAGTTTTGTTGAGCCCATGGACTCCACTTCACAGCAGGGCTCTGCTGTGGCTCAGAATGAGAGCTCCAAGTTGCCGCCTGTCCTGGCCAACCTCATGGTCAACCTAAGCAACACCTCTCGCAGCCCGCAAACTACAAACACAGTCAACAACCCCGTTGCTCCCTCTGTCAATGTACAGGAGCTGCTCACATCCATCATG GGTGCTTCTGGTAACCAGTCTACTGAAGACTTGATCAAGCAACCTGACTTCTCAGACAAGATTAAACAATTACTTGGCTCCctgcagaaccagaaccagggcGGACCTCCACCAG TCAACCAGGGTTTACTGGGCCACGGTCCAGGCATGAACAATATGAACAACATGAACATGCACATGCAGATGCCCATGAATGGTGGCTACCCACCCAACAACCCACCCGGTGTTCCCCGCTTcaaccaccccccaccccctcacaACCACGGACCACCTTTTAATGCCAGTGTAGGCCCTCGCATGATGGGGCCACCACCAGGCCAGGGCCGAGGAGACAATGGCAATTACTGGGGAGACGAGTCCATGAGAGGAGGGCCCCACAGAGGGGGTCACTTCCACCGAGGAGGacgggggagaggaggagacccAGGCTTCAggggacgaggacgaggagggcCCAGAGGaggacacaacaacatgaacG ACATGTCCAAGAGGCCTGTGTGTCGTCACTTCATGATGAAAGGAAGCTGCAGGTATGAGAGCAACTGTGCTTTCTACCACCCTGGCGTAAACGGACCACCGCTGCCTCCAAACCACCCTGCTAACAACCAGCATTCACAGCATGGACACTAG
- the ppp1r10 gene encoding serine/threonine-protein phosphatase 1 regulatory subunit 10 isoform X2 produces MADGPMDPREILKGVEALLGKDGELRSLEGVPKVFSLMKASTKMVSRCMYLNILLQTKSHDVLNRFIRVGGYRLLNSWLTYSKTTNNSPLLQLILLILQKLPLKVDHLKQNNTAKLVKQLTKSADTDDLRKLASVLVDGWMATIRSQSVSSSGNSPADKKKKKEESKMPVRDLKEKSGDEDKKKEKPKAYAPSHTKIRSIGLEMDMTNPAPAKKAPTAPQLGDKYNIKPPVLKRPSSGPSDAPPQEKKYKPLNTPTNSAKEIKVKIIPAQPMEGTGFLDALNSAPVPGIKIKKKKQSNCTTTNTKAVSPTSNKASPFESKTSTYSSSTAKPSSPETTASTTPTEDNQEPEQPGTPIPSEDLEASDNSEKPNALSEPRGEEESMTKKGKKKKTVHWADEEQLKHYFYFDLDETERVNVNKIKDFGEAAKRELMMDRQTFEMARRSSHDTMEERVPWTPPRPLTLVGSLVIPGANSTEKLTQRDREMGILQEIFLSKESVPDSPHEPDPEPYEPMPPRLIPLDEDSSMLDDSFVEPMDSTSQQGSAVAQNESSKLPPVLANLMVNLSNTSRSPQTTNTVNNPVAPSVNVQELLTSIMGASGNQSTEDLIKQPDFSDKIKQLLGSLQNQNQGGPPPVNQGLLGHGPGMNNMNNMNMHMQMPMNGGYPPNNPPGVPRFNHPPPPHNHGPPFNASVGPRMMGPPPGQGRGDNGNYWGDESMRGGPHRGGHFHRGGRGRGGDPGFRGRGRGGPRGGHNNMNDMSKRPVCRHFMMKGSCRYESNCAFYHPGVNGPPLPPNHPANNQHSQHGH; encoded by the exons ATGGCAGATGGACCAATGGACCCCAGAGAGATTTTGAAGGGTGTGGAGGCTCTGCTGGGGAAGGATGGTGAACTACGCAGCCTGGAGGGAGTCCCAAAGGTGTTTAG CCTCATGAAAGCTTCTACCAAGATGGTCAGCAGATGTATGTACCTGAACATTCTGCTGCAGACGAAATCTCACGATGTTCTTAACCG TTTTATCAGAGTCGGTGGCTACAGGCTGCTCAACTCCTGGCTCACCTACTCCAAAACTACCAACAATAGCCCTCTGTTGCAGCTCATTCTTCTCATACTGCAGAAGCTGCCTCTTAAAGTGGACCACCTCAAACAG AACAACACAGCCAAGCTGGTGAAGCAGCTGACCAAGAGCGCAGACACTGATG ACCTCAGGAAGTTGGCATCGGTGCTCGTAGATGGCTGGATGGCAACAATACGTTCCCAAAGTGTCTCAAGCAGTGGCAACTCACCTGCCG ataagaaaaagaagaaagaggagagtaAGATGCCCGTCCGTGATTTGAAAGAAAAGAGTGGAGATGAAGataagaagaaggagaaacctAAAGCCTATGCACCCAGCCACACAAAGATTCGCTCCATAG GATTGGAGATGGACATGACCAACCCAGCCCCTGCTAAGAAGGCACCCACTGCCCCGCAGCTGGGTGACAAGTACAACATTAAGCCACCAGTTCTAAAGAGGCCTAG CTCTGGCCCATCAGATGCTCCACCTCAGGAGAAGAAATACAAACCTCTTAATACCCCAACCAACTCTGCCaaagaaataaaagtcaaaattaTTCCAGCACAGC CGATGGAGGGAACTGGGTTTTTAGATGCTCTGAACTCTGCCCCAGTGCCAGGGATtaagataaagaagaaaaaacaaagtaactGTACTACAACAAATACAAAGGCTGTCTCCCCTACATCCAACAAG GCAAGTCCATTTGAAAGCAAAACTTCTACGTATTCTTCATCTACTGCAAAACCATCATCGCCAGAAACCACTGCCTCCACCACTCCCACTGAGGACAATCAGGAGCCGGAGCAGCCTGGGACCCCTATTCCCTCTGAGGATCTTGAGGCCTCTGACAACA GTGAGAAGCCCAATGCTCTGTCAGAACcacgaggagaagaagaaagcatgaccaaaaagggaaagaagaagaagacagttCACTGGGCTGACGAGGAGCAGCTTAAACATTACTTCTACTTTGATCTGGATGAAACGGAGAGAG TCAACGTCAATAAGATCAAAGACTTTGGTGAGGCTGCCAAACGTGAGCTAATGATGGACAGGCAGACGTTTGAGATGGCGCGTCGGAGCTCCCATGACACTATGGAAGAGAGGGTTCCCTGGACACCCCCGAGGCCCTTGACACTAGTTGGTAGCCTGGTCATCCCTGGGGCTAACAGCACAGAGAAACTTACCCAGAGAGATCGCGAGATGGGCATTCTGCAGGAGATCTTCCTCAGCAAAGAGAG TGTGCCTGACAGTCCACATGAACCAGACCCAGAGCCATATGAACCGATGCCACCCCGTCTCATTCCACTGGACGAG GACTCTTCCATGCTGGACGACAGTTTTGTTGAGCCCATGGACTCCACTTCACAGCAGGGCTCTGCTGTGGCTCAGAATGAGAGCTCCAAGTTGCCGCCTGTCCTGGCCAACCTCATGGTCAACCTAAGCAACACCTCTCGCAGCCCGCAAACTACAAACACAGTCAACAACCCCGTTGCTCCCTCTGTCAATGTACAGGAGCTGCTCACATCCATCATG GGTGCTTCTGGTAACCAGTCTACTGAAGACTTGATCAAGCAACCTGACTTCTCAGACAAGATTAAACAATTACTTGGCTCCctgcagaaccagaaccagggcGGACCTCCACCAG TCAACCAGGGTTTACTGGGCCACGGTCCAGGCATGAACAATATGAACAACATGAACATGCACATGCAGATGCCCATGAATGGTGGCTACCCACCCAACAACCCACCCGGTGTTCCCCGCTTcaaccaccccccaccccctcacaACCACGGACCACCTTTTAATGCCAGTGTAGGCCCTCGCATGATGGGGCCACCACCAGGCCAGGGCCGAGGAGACAATGGCAATTACTGGGGAGACGAGTCCATGAGAGGAGGGCCCCACAGAGGGGGTCACTTCCACCGAGGAGGacgggggagaggaggagacccAGGCTTCAggggacgaggacgaggagggcCCAGAGGaggacacaacaacatgaacG ACATGTCCAAGAGGCCTGTGTGTCGTCACTTCATGATGAAAGGAAGCTGCAGGTATGAGAGCAACTGTGCTTTCTACCACCCTGGCGTAAACGGACCACCGCTGCCTCCAAACCACCCTGCTAACAACCAGCATTCACAGCATGGACACTAG